From Actinosynnema mirum DSM 43827, a single genomic window includes:
- a CDS encoding ATP-binding protein codes for MTGAPRRAGGVSPALVRTLSDLSRELELLRGRAARGSGKAKVSLAELAAQVGVPKSTMHTYVTGSTLAPADVLDRVVIALGATPAEQSLWGEAWFRVAESVHEARRQPRPPPVDRPVPRQLPAAPGRLFTGRSRELAELDAAVAGPGSLPVVALGGAGGTGKTWLALHWAHHNVDRFPDGQLYVDLRGFDPGGTPVSPGAALRGFLDALGVRAPSFPTDPAAQVGLYRSLVAGLRVLVVLDNARDLAQVEPLVPGGASATVLVTSRHKLPGLVTTHGARSLRVDVLGPAASRDLLGRHLGAERVAAEPEAVDAVVRTCAGLPLALGLVAARASTEPDLPLRELARELGRSASSPLDALELDDTGLRSTFSWSYRDLPADAARALRLLGACHCPDLDAAAVAALTGGDLDGAGRALAVLGRVHLARRSPDGRFHTHDLVRAYAADLAAANDGPAAVDAALERLVEHLLGRVASAMDVVAPYERLHRPTGGGAPPGFGYPEALAWLDAERHNLVALAARGTPEQTGRLSTSLHRYFVVGAHFADALAVHGHALDRAHTGEARSNALRHLGAVHRWLGDYDRALAYNEDAAALAGRLGDRRLEHAALNNIGIIHERTGRHAEALARYERVLRYAEETDDRFARGTVHHNLGSLYQRMADYPHALEHYREALAVAGSADDHNLRGFTHNDLGRLHVRLGQQARAREHLEQALALAVEHNDRSLQTEVLNALGELHHALGDVPRALGHHRDALVLAEGVGRADEIARAEQGILRCEGPRT; via the coding sequence ATGACGGGCGCACCGCGTCGGGCCGGCGGGGTCTCCCCCGCCCTGGTGCGCACCCTCTCCGACCTCTCGCGCGAGCTGGAGCTGCTGCGGGGCAGGGCCGCGCGGGGCAGCGGCAAGGCCAAGGTCAGCCTCGCCGAGCTGGCCGCGCAGGTGGGCGTGCCGAAGTCGACCATGCACACCTACGTCACCGGCAGCACCCTCGCGCCCGCCGACGTGCTGGACCGGGTGGTGATCGCGCTGGGCGCGACGCCCGCCGAGCAGTCGCTGTGGGGCGAGGCGTGGTTCCGGGTGGCGGAGAGCGTCCACGAGGCCCGCAGGCAGCCCCGGCCGCCGCCGGTCGACCGCCCGGTGCCCCGGCAGCTGCCCGCCGCGCCCGGCCGGTTGTTCACCGGGCGCTCCCGCGAGCTGGCCGAGCTGGACGCGGCGGTGGCCGGTCCGGGCTCGCTGCCGGTCGTGGCGCTGGGCGGGGCGGGCGGCACCGGCAAGACGTGGCTGGCGCTGCACTGGGCGCACCACAACGTCGACCGCTTCCCGGACGGGCAGCTGTACGTGGACCTGCGCGGGTTCGACCCCGGCGGCACGCCGGTCTCGCCGGGGGCCGCGCTGCGCGGGTTCCTCGACGCGCTGGGCGTGCGCGCCCCGTCGTTCCCCACCGACCCCGCCGCCCAGGTCGGGCTGTACCGCAGCCTGGTGGCGGGCCTGCGCGTGCTGGTGGTGCTGGACAACGCCCGCGACCTGGCGCAGGTCGAGCCGCTGGTGCCCGGTGGCGCGTCGGCGACCGTGCTCGTGACCAGCAGGCACAAGCTCCCCGGACTGGTGACCACGCACGGCGCGCGGTCGCTGCGCGTCGACGTGCTCGGGCCCGCCGCGTCCCGCGACCTGCTGGGCCGCCACCTGGGCGCGGAGCGCGTGGCGGCCGAGCCGGAGGCGGTGGACGCGGTGGTGCGGACCTGCGCGGGGCTGCCGCTGGCGCTGGGCCTGGTGGCGGCGCGCGCGTCGACCGAGCCGGACCTGCCGCTGCGCGAGCTGGCGCGGGAGCTGGGGCGCTCGGCGTCGAGCCCGCTGGACGCGCTGGAGCTGGACGACACCGGGCTGCGCTCCACGTTCTCCTGGTCCTACCGGGACCTGCCCGCCGACGCGGCGCGCGCGCTGCGGCTGCTGGGCGCGTGCCACTGCCCGGACCTGGACGCGGCGGCCGTCGCGGCGCTCACCGGCGGCGACCTCGACGGCGCGGGGCGGGCGCTGGCCGTGCTGGGGCGGGTGCACCTGGCGCGGCGGTCGCCGGACGGGCGGTTCCACACGCACGACCTGGTGCGCGCGTACGCGGCGGACCTCGCGGCGGCGAACGACGGGCCCGCGGCGGTGGACGCGGCGCTGGAGCGGCTGGTCGAGCACCTGCTCGGGCGGGTGGCGTCGGCGATGGACGTGGTGGCCCCGTACGAGCGGCTGCACCGGCCGACCGGCGGTGGCGCGCCGCCGGGGTTCGGGTACCCGGAGGCGCTGGCCTGGCTGGACGCCGAGCGGCACAACCTGGTGGCGCTGGCCGCGCGCGGCACGCCCGAGCAGACCGGCAGGCTGTCCACGTCGCTGCACCGCTACTTCGTGGTGGGCGCGCACTTCGCCGACGCGCTGGCGGTGCACGGCCACGCGCTGGACCGCGCGCACACCGGGGAGGCCAGGTCGAACGCGCTGCGGCACCTGGGCGCGGTGCACCGCTGGCTGGGCGACTACGACCGCGCGCTCGCCTACAACGAGGACGCGGCGGCGCTGGCCGGGCGGCTGGGCGACCGCAGGCTGGAGCACGCGGCGCTGAACAACATCGGCATCATCCACGAGCGCACCGGTCGGCACGCCGAGGCGCTGGCGCGCTACGAGCGGGTGCTGCGCTACGCGGAGGAGACCGACGACCGGTTCGCGCGCGGCACCGTGCACCACAACCTGGGCAGCCTCTACCAGCGCATGGCCGACTACCCGCACGCGCTGGAGCACTACCGGGAGGCGCTGGCCGTGGCGGGGAGCGCGGACGACCACAACCTGCGCGGGTTCACGCACAACGACCTGGGGCGGCTGCACGTGCGGCTCGGGCAGCAGGCGCGGGCCCGCGAGCACCTGGAGCAGGCGCTGGCGCTGGCGGTGGAGCACAACGACCGGAGCCTGCAGACCGAGGTGCTCAACGCGCTCGGGGAGCTGCACCACGCGCTCGGGGACGTGCCGCGCGCGCTGGGGCACCACCGGGACGCGCTGGTGCTGGCCGAGGGCGTCGGGCGCGCCGACGAGATCGCGCGGGCCGAGCAGGGCATCCTGCGCTGCGAGGGCCCCCGGACTTGA
- a CDS encoding L-rhamnose mutarotase: MRRICFLLRVRPDRLAEYRERHRDVWPDMRRALRETGWGNYTLFLADDGLLVGYLETPDWDAAQAGMRDREVNARWQAEMAEYFTALDGRDPDEAMSPLTEVFHLD, from the coding sequence GTGCGCCGGATCTGCTTCCTGCTGCGGGTGCGCCCCGACCGCCTGGCCGAGTACCGCGAGCGGCACCGCGACGTGTGGCCGGACATGCGGCGGGCGCTGCGCGAGACCGGGTGGGGCAACTACACCCTGTTCCTGGCCGACGACGGCCTCCTGGTCGGCTACCTGGAGACCCCCGACTGGGACGCCGCGCAGGCCGGGATGCGCGACCGCGAGGTCAACGCCCGCTGGCAGGCCGAGATGGCCGAGTACTTCACCGCGCTCGACGGCCGCGACCCCGACGAGGCGATGTCCCCGCTCACCGAGGTCTTCCACCTGGACTGA
- a CDS encoding carbohydrate ABC transporter permease yields MTARKVLWHGIVLAALALLLYPVVWLVGTSFKPAEEVLSTLSPLGDDPTTDNYAQVFDGVGEFGVWHYFGNSLLVSLGAVVGNVVSCALAAYAFGRLHFRGRGPMFGFMMITIMLPHHVVLIPQYVIFQQLDMVNTFWPLVLPKFLATDAFFVFLMVQFIRTLPRELDEAATLDGCGPAGVFRHVVLPLLRPALITTAIFSFIWSWNDFFSQLIYLNDAERFTLPLALQLFIDQATQSAFGPMFAMSVLALLPIGLFFLAFQRFLVEGVATSGVKG; encoded by the coding sequence GTGACGGCGCGGAAGGTGCTGTGGCACGGGATCGTCCTGGCCGCGCTGGCGCTGCTGCTGTACCCCGTGGTGTGGCTGGTGGGCACCTCGTTCAAGCCCGCCGAGGAGGTGCTCTCGACGCTGTCGCCGCTGGGGGACGACCCGACCACCGACAACTACGCGCAGGTCTTCGACGGGGTCGGCGAGTTCGGGGTGTGGCACTACTTCGGCAACTCGCTGCTGGTCTCGCTCGGCGCCGTCGTCGGCAACGTGGTGTCGTGCGCGCTCGCGGCCTACGCGTTCGGGCGGCTGCACTTCCGGGGCCGGGGACCGATGTTCGGGTTCATGATGATCACGATCATGCTGCCGCACCACGTGGTGCTCATCCCGCAGTACGTGATCTTCCAGCAGCTCGACATGGTCAACACGTTCTGGCCGCTGGTGCTGCCCAAGTTCCTGGCCACGGACGCGTTCTTCGTGTTCCTGATGGTGCAGTTCATCCGCACCCTGCCGCGCGAGCTGGACGAGGCCGCCACGCTCGACGGCTGCGGACCCGCCGGGGTCTTCCGGCACGTGGTGCTGCCGCTGCTGCGACCGGCGCTGATCACCACGGCGATCTTCTCGTTCATCTGGTCCTGGAACGACTTCTTCAGCCAGCTGATCTACCTCAACGACGCGGAGAGGTTCACGCTCCCGCTGGCGCTCCAGCTGTTCATCGACCAGGCCACGCAGTCGGCGTTCGGGCCGATGTTCGCCATGTCGGTGCTCGCGCTGCTGCCCATCGGGCTGTTCTTCCTGGCGTTCCAGCGGTTCCTGGTCGAGGGCGTGGCGACCTCCGGGGTGAAGGGGTGA
- a CDS encoding LacI family DNA-binding transcriptional regulator yields MGAAVSIRDVAARARVSVGTVSNVLNRPELVAAATRERVLGAITELGFVRNDAARQLRSGTPRALGLMVLDVANPFFTDVASGVEDTASEAGHAVILCNSAESAQREARHVELLAEQRVHGVLITPVDADLAAVRRLRARGLSVVLLDHPTDDPGLCSVAVDDRAGGDLAVTHLLAEGHERVAMVNGPARLHQTGQRLRGARDAVARAGKPVEALEEIPVTALNVASGQRAAEQILTRARRPDAVFCANDLLALGLLQVFLRAGLRVPEDIAVVGYDDIDFAAAAAVPLTSVRQPRTLIGRRAAELVIAESTGPRDHEHEHVLFAPELVVRESSRRVR; encoded by the coding sequence TTGGGGGCAGCGGTCAGCATCCGCGACGTCGCCGCGCGCGCCCGCGTGTCCGTCGGCACGGTCTCCAACGTGCTCAACCGCCCCGAGCTGGTGGCCGCCGCCACCAGGGAGCGCGTCCTGGGCGCCATCACCGAGCTCGGCTTCGTCCGCAACGACGCCGCCAGGCAGCTGCGCTCCGGCACCCCGCGCGCGCTCGGCCTGATGGTCCTGGACGTGGCCAACCCGTTCTTCACCGACGTGGCCAGCGGCGTGGAGGACACCGCCAGCGAGGCCGGGCACGCCGTCATCCTGTGCAACAGCGCCGAGTCCGCCCAGCGCGAGGCCAGGCACGTCGAGCTGCTGGCCGAGCAGCGCGTGCACGGCGTCCTGATCACGCCGGTCGACGCCGACCTCGCCGCCGTGCGCCGGCTGCGCGCCCGAGGGCTGTCCGTGGTGCTGCTCGACCACCCCACCGACGATCCCGGGCTGTGCTCGGTGGCCGTGGACGACCGCGCGGGCGGCGACCTGGCCGTCACGCACCTGCTGGCCGAGGGGCACGAGCGGGTGGCCATGGTCAACGGGCCCGCGCGCCTGCACCAGACCGGCCAGCGGCTGCGCGGGGCGCGCGACGCCGTGGCGCGCGCGGGGAAACCGGTGGAGGCGCTGGAGGAGATCCCGGTGACCGCGCTGAACGTCGCCTCCGGGCAGCGCGCGGCCGAGCAGATCCTGACCCGCGCGCGGCGGCCGGACGCGGTGTTCTGCGCCAACGACCTGCTCGCGCTCGGGTTGCTCCAGGTGTTCCTGCGCGCCGGGCTGCGCGTCCCCGAGGACATCGCGGTGGTCGGCTACGACGACATCGACTTCGCCGCCGCCGCGGCCGTGCCGCTCACCTCGGTCCGGCAGCCGCGCACGCTCATCGGGCGCAGGGCGGCCGAGCTGGTGATCGCCGAGAGCACCGGGCCGCGCGACCACGAGCACGAGCACGTGCTGTTCGCGCCGGAGCTGGTGGTCAGGGAGTCCAGCAGGCGCGTCCGCTGA